One Carettochelys insculpta isolate YL-2023 chromosome 15, ASM3395843v1, whole genome shotgun sequence DNA window includes the following coding sequences:
- the MED7 gene encoding mediator of RNA polymerase II transcription subunit 7 — MGEPQQVSALPPPPMQYIKEYTDENIRKSLAPKPPPPVKDSYTMFGNQFQCDDLIIRPLESQGIERLHPMQFDHKKELRKLNMSILINFLDLLDILIRSPGSIKREEKLEDLKLLFVHVHHLINEYRPHQARETLRVMMEVQKRQRLETAERFQKHLERVVEMIQNCLASLPDDLPHSEGGMRLKTEPMDTDDGNNCIGQNEHQRESASCKKEQVLDKDAAMCSIIDEMT, encoded by the coding sequence ATGGGTGAACCTCAGCAAGTGAGtgccctccctccacctcccatGCAGTATATAAAGGAATACACAGATGAAAATATTCGGAAAAGTTTGGCTCCTAAGCCACCTCCACCTGTGAAAGACAGCTACACGATGTTTGGGAACCAATTCCAATGTGATGATCTCATTATTCGACCCTTGGAAAGCCAGGGCATTGAACGATTGCATCCCATGCAGTTTGACCACAAGAAGGAACTAAGGAAACTCAATATGTCTATCCTGATCAACTTTTTGGACCTCTTGGATATCTTGATAAGGAGCCCAGGCAGCATAAAACGGGAGGAGAAACTGGAAGACTTAAAACTGCTTTTTGTCCATGTCCATCATCTTATAAATGAATATCGACCCCATCAAGCCAGGGAGACGCTGAGGGTTATGATGGAAGTGCAAAAACGTCAGCGCTTGGAGACAGCTGAGAGGTTTCAGAAGCATTTAGAACGTGTTGTAGAGATGATCCAGAACTGCCTGGCTTCCTTGCCTGATGATTTGCCTCATTCAGAGGGAGGGATGAGGTTAAAAACTGAGCCCATGGATACCGATGATGGCAACAATTGTATTGGACAAAACGAACATCAGAGAGAAAGTGCTAGCTGCAAGAAAGAACAGGTTTTAGACAAAGATGCTGCTATGTGTAGCATTATTGATGAGATGACATGA